The DNA window CGGACGCGCACGTGGACCGGTCGTTCGAGGTCGAGTTCGGTTTCGAAGATGTCGGAGGCGCTGAGAAACGGGCTCGGGGACGTCAAACCGTGCACTCGGATATCCATGCGTGTCGTTGGCACGGTCTACACCGCCATTACTCTTGTGCCATATGTGACTGTTTAGCAGGGAAATGGCCCGTTTCCGGCCGTTTTACGGGCGGGAAAACACTACGCTTTTCAACCTCGTACAGGTAGGGATACCCATATATGGGTAGACGAAAGAAGATCGTCGAACAGTGTGAGCGGCTCATGGACAAACCGGAACAGATCCGGAATATCGCCATCGCCGCCCACGTCGACCACGGTAAAACGACGCTGACGGACAACCTTCTCGCTGGTGCGGGCATGATCGCCGACCAAGGCGAAGCCACCCAGTTGATGATGGACACGGAGGAGGACGAACAGGAACGCGGTATCACCATCGACGCGGCGAACGTCTCGATGACCCACGAGTACGAGGGTGAAGACCACCTCATCAACCTCATCGACACGCCGGGCCACGTCGACTTCGGTGGCGACGTGACTCGTGCGATGCGCGCCGTCGACGGTGCGCTCGTCGTCGTGGACGCGGTCGAAGGCGCGATGCCGCAGACGGAGACCGTCGTCCGACAGGCACTCCGCGAAGGTGTTAAGCCGACCCTGTTCATCAACAAGGTGGACCGACTCATCTCGGAACTCCAAGAGGGTCCCGAGGAGATGCAACGCCGCCTGCTCAACGTCATCGACGACGTGAACGAGCTGATTCGCGGCATGACCGAGGACATGGACGACGTGGACGACTGGACCGTCTCCGTCGAAGACGGAACCGTCGGATTCGGGTCGGCACTCTACAAGTGGGGTGTCTCCATGCCGTCGATGCAGGCGACGGGCATGGACTTCGGGGACATCATGGAACTCGAACGCAACGACAATCGCCAAGAGCTTCACGAGAAGACGCCGCTGTCGGACGTCATCCTCGACATGGTCTGTGAGCACTTCCCGGACCCCATCGAGGCGCAGCCCCGTCGTATCCCGCGCGTCTGGCGTGGTGATGACGACTCGGAACTCGCCGAACAGATGCGTCTCGTGGACCCGGACGGCGAAGTCGTCCTGATGGTCACCGACATCGGTATCGACCCGCACGCTGGCGAAATCTCCGCCGGTCGTGTCTTCTCCGGTACGCTGGAGAAAGGCCAAGACCTCTACATCTCCGGGACTGTCGGAACGAACCGCGTCCAGAGCGTCGGTATCTACATGGGTGGCGAACGCGAGGAAGTGGAGCGCGTCCCTGCCGGGAACATCGCGGCCGTCACCGGTCTGAAAGACGCTATCGCCGGTTCCACGGTATCGAGCGTGGAGATGACGCCGTTCGAGTCCATCGAGCACATCAGCGAACCCGTCATCACGAAGTCCGTCGAGGCAAAGAGCATGGACGACCTGCCGAAACTCATCGAGACGCTCCGACAGGTCTCCAAGGAAGACCCGACCATCCAGATCG is part of the Haladaptatus paucihalophilus DX253 genome and encodes:
- a CDS encoding elongation factor EF-2, with the protein product MGRRKKIVEQCERLMDKPEQIRNIAIAAHVDHGKTTLTDNLLAGAGMIADQGEATQLMMDTEEDEQERGITIDAANVSMTHEYEGEDHLINLIDTPGHVDFGGDVTRAMRAVDGALVVVDAVEGAMPQTETVVRQALREGVKPTLFINKVDRLISELQEGPEEMQRRLLNVIDDVNELIRGMTEDMDDVDDWTVSVEDGTVGFGSALYKWGVSMPSMQATGMDFGDIMELERNDNRQELHEKTPLSDVILDMVCEHFPDPIEAQPRRIPRVWRGDDDSELAEQMRLVDPDGEVVLMVTDIGIDPHAGEISAGRVFSGTLEKGQDLYISGTVGTNRVQSVGIYMGGEREEVERVPAGNIAAVTGLKDAIAGSTVSSVEMTPFESIEHISEPVITKSVEAKSMDDLPKLIETLRQVSKEDPTIQIDINEDTGEHLISGQGELHLEVITQRIERNQGIPVTTGEPIVVFREQVQGATTEVEGISPNRHNRFYITVEPLGDEIVEKVRLGDVSMDMPEQDRREVLQEAGMDKDTSQNVEHIHGTNILIDDTKGIQHLNETMELVIEGLEEALDNGPLAAEPVQGTLIKLHDARLHEDTIHRGPAQVIPAVRQAVHNALIHGHIKLLEPIQNVRIDVPNEHMGAASGEIQGRRGRVDDMYQEGDLMVVEGIAPVDEMIGFSSDIRSATEGRASWNTENAGFRVMADNLQPETIMEIRERKGMKLELPQAVDYF